The DNA sequence CCGGTACGTCCTCGGGACGTACCGGCCGGATCGTCGGTGCGGCGACAGGCGAGGTCACGCCTGCTTGGTCTCCCAGAAGATCTTGGAGATCTCGTCGATCTTCGAGAGCAGCTCGTCGGCCTTGGCCGGGTCGGTGCCGCCCTTGGCGCCGGCCGCACCGGCCAGCTTGGTGGCCTCGTTGAAGAGCTGGTGCAGATGCGGGTACTTCTCGAAGTGCGCAGGCTTGAAGTAGTCGGTCCAGAGCACCCACAGGTGGTGCTTGACCAGGTCGGCCCGCTGCTCCTTGATCAGGATGGCGCGGGTGCGGAACTCCGGGTCGGTGTTCGCCTGGTACTTCTCGCAGATCATTTTGACCGATTCGGCCTCGATCCGGGCCTGGGCCGGGTCGTAGACGCCGCAGGGCAGGTCACAGTGGGCGCTGGCGGTCACCCGGGGCGTGAGGATGCGAGGAAGGCGCATCAGGGTCCTCCATGGGATGTTTGCGATGATCCAAGACGACATTACTCCTGGAGATGCTTTCCGGCGGGCGGGAGGTGAAACCCCGTGATGCCCGTGCTGATCACCGGCCCGTCCATGTCCCCGACGCTGCGCCACGGCGACGCGGTGCTGGTCCGCACCGGTGGACGACCGGTCCGCGCCGGCGACGTGGTGGTTGCGGTCTTCCGCAGCCGCCCGGACCTGCTGGTGGTGAAGCGCGCGGTCGAGCCGCGCGACGGCGGCTGGTGGCTGCGCGGCGACAACGACCTGGTCACCGACGACTCCCGGGCCTACGGGGTGGCCGACGTCCGGGGCCGGGTGGTGGCGCGATGGTGGCCGCGTCCGGGATGGATCAGGGGCCGGCAGGGGTAGCCATGAATATGACCCCGCTCACATCCTGGTAGCCGGTGCGTGACTATGCTCGGAAAGTGCCCGGGTGACCCCCGCACCGCCGCCCCGCCGGTCGCTGACCACCGCTGACCGCGCCGGCCGGTCCGTCTGCTCGACAGATCCTGGAGTCACCATGTCTGCGTCCACCCCGGACCCCGCTGATCCCGTCTTCCGGCTCCACCTCGGCGGCAAGATGGCCGTCGCCTCCACCGTGCCGCTGACCAGCCGGGAGGACCTCTCCCTGGCGTACACCCCGGGGGTCGCCCGGGTCTGCGAGGCGATCGCCGCCGACCCCGACCTCGCCGACACCTACACCTGGGTGTCGCACACCGTCGCCGTGGTCACCGACGGCTCCGCCGTGCTCGGTCTGGGCAACATCGGCCCGCGCGCCGCGCTGCCCGTGATGGAGGGCAAGGCGGTGCTGTTCAAGCAGTTCGGCGGCGTGGACGCGGTCCCGGTCTGCCTGGACACCCAGGACGTGGACGAGATCGTCGCGGCGGTCCGGGCGATCGCGCCCTCGTTCGGCGGCATCAACCTGGAGGACATCAGCGCGCCGCGCTGCTTCGAGGTGGAGCGCCGGCTGGACGAGGCGCTCGACATCCCGGTCTTCCACGACGACCAGCACGGCACCGCGATCGTGGTGCTGGCCGCGCTGCGCAACGCGGCGACGCTGCTCAACCGCAAGCTCGGTGACCTGCGGGTGACGGTCAGCGGCGCCGGCGCGGCCGGCGTGGCGGTCACGAAGATGCTGATCGCCGGCGGCGTCGACCCGGCCCGGGTGGTGGTCTGCGACTCGCGCGGCATCATCGGCCGGCACCGCGAGCTGACCGGCACCAAGGCCGAACTGGCCGAGCTGACCAACGCCGAGGGCCGCCACGGCGACGTCACCGAGGCGCTGCGGGGCGCGGACGTGCTGGTCGGTGTCTCCGGCGGTCAGATCCCGGAGGCGGCGGTGGCCGGCATGGCCCCCGGCGGCATCGTCTTCGCGCTGGCCAACCCCACCCCGGAGGTGCACCCTGAGGTGGCCGCCCGGCACGTCGCGGTGGTCGCCACCGGCCGCAGCGACTATCCCAACCAGATCAACAACGTGCTCGCCTTCCCGGGCGTGTTCCGGGGCGCGCTGGACGCCGGGGCCACCCGCGTCACCGACGCGATGAAGGTGGCCGCCGCCGACGCCATCGCGGGCGTGGTGGCCGGATCGCTGACCGCGGACGCGATCGTGCCGTCCCCGCTGGACCCGCGGGTCGCCCCGGCGGTGGCCGAGGCGGTCGCCGAAGCCGCCCGCCGCGACGGGGTCGCCCGCCGCTGAGGTGCAAGGAGGGGCCCCTTCCGCATAGGAAGGGCCCCTTCTTAACGCCCGCTCAGCTTGTTACCGTGCCGATCATGCGTGCTGCCTATGCCTCGGCCTTCGACGCCGACAAACCGCTCGCCGCGCTCGCCGTCGGCGACCGTCCCGAGCCGGTCCACCCGCAGGACGACTGGGTCACCGTGCGCGTGCGGGCCAGCTCGCTCAACCACCACGACCTCTGGTCGCTGCGTGGCGTGGGCCTGACCGCCGACCAGCTCCCGATGATCCTCGGCTGCGACGCGGTCGGCACCGACCCGGACGGCAACGAGGTGGTCATCTACCCGGTGGTGCCCACCCCGGGCGACCCGCGTGGCGTCTCCATCCTCTCCGAGCACTTCCCGGGCACGTTCGCCGAGCTGGTCGCCGTACCCCGGATGAACCTGCTGCCGCTGCCCGACGGCCTGTCGGCCACCGACGCGGCGTGCCTGCCCACGGCCTGGCTCACCGCGTGGCGGATGCTCACCACCAAGGGCCGGGTCGCCGACGGCGAGTCGGTGCTGGTCCAGGGCGCCGGCGGCGGCGTGGCCACCGCGGCGGTCGCGCTCGGCGTCGCGCTCGGCAAGCGGGTGTACGCGACCAGCCGCGACGCCGCCAAGCGGGAGCGGATCACCGAGCTGGGCGCCACCGCGCTGGAGCCCGGCGCGCGCCTGCCGGAGCGGGTCGACGTGGTGGTCGAGACGGTCGGCGCGGCCACGTTCGACCACTCGCTGAAGTCGGCCG is a window from the Micromonospora sp. DSM 45708 genome containing:
- the sodN gene encoding superoxide dismutase, Ni, with the protein product MRLPRILTPRVTASAHCDLPCGVYDPAQARIEAESVKMICEKYQANTDPEFRTRAILIKEQRADLVKHHLWVLWTDYFKPAHFEKYPHLHQLFNEATKLAGAAGAKGGTDPAKADELLSKIDEISKIFWETKQA
- a CDS encoding S24 family peptidase — encoded protein: MPVLITGPSMSPTLRHGDAVLVRTGGRPVRAGDVVVAVFRSRPDLLVVKRAVEPRDGGWWLRGDNDLVTDDSRAYGVADVRGRVVARWWPRPGWIRGRQG
- a CDS encoding NAD(P)-dependent malic enzyme — translated: MSASTPDPADPVFRLHLGGKMAVASTVPLTSREDLSLAYTPGVARVCEAIAADPDLADTYTWVSHTVAVVTDGSAVLGLGNIGPRAALPVMEGKAVLFKQFGGVDAVPVCLDTQDVDEIVAAVRAIAPSFGGINLEDISAPRCFEVERRLDEALDIPVFHDDQHGTAIVVLAALRNAATLLNRKLGDLRVTVSGAGAAGVAVTKMLIAGGVDPARVVVCDSRGIIGRHRELTGTKAELAELTNAEGRHGDVTEALRGADVLVGVSGGQIPEAAVAGMAPGGIVFALANPTPEVHPEVAARHVAVVATGRSDYPNQINNVLAFPGVFRGALDAGATRVTDAMKVAAADAIAGVVAGSLTADAIVPSPLDPRVAPAVAEAVAEAARRDGVARR
- a CDS encoding zinc-binding dehydrogenase is translated as MPIMRAAYASAFDADKPLAALAVGDRPEPVHPQDDWVTVRVRASSLNHHDLWSLRGVGLTADQLPMILGCDAVGTDPDGNEVVIYPVVPTPGDPRGVSILSEHFPGTFAELVAVPRMNLLPLPDGLSATDAACLPTAWLTAWRMLTTKGRVADGESVLVQGAGGGVATAAVALGVALGKRVYATSRDAAKRERITELGATALEPGARLPERVDVVVETVGAATFDHSLKSAAPMARIVVSGATAGHEPKVNLRRVFAMQLEILGTSMGTPDELTELLAFCAEHGVRPVVDRVVPFSDISDAFARLHSGEVFGKVVVDHTA